In Gemmata obscuriglobus, a single genomic region encodes these proteins:
- a CDS encoding pseudouridine synthase, with protein MERLNKYLAHAGVGSRRHCDKLISAGRVKVNGVKVTELGLKIDPSAHQIAVDDQPVRAEKLVYWAVNKPVGHLCTNHDPAGRPRAVDLLPHVEQRVYTVGRLDEGSDGLLLMTNDGDLAQGLTHPRYGVPKMYFVLVAGRPTDDDLQKLMDGVWLSDGKVRAKSAKRIKAQGNGTWVRVVLTEGKNREIRRMLAKFGHKVMRLKRVAIGPVKLDKLPKGKARRISDEELKALKAFVTRARQKITAARLKAADGGRKTSQDAPKRPRKTDGA; from the coding sequence ATGGAACGTCTCAACAAATATCTGGCGCACGCGGGTGTCGGGTCGCGCCGGCACTGCGACAAGCTCATCTCCGCCGGGCGAGTCAAAGTGAACGGCGTGAAGGTGACCGAACTGGGCCTGAAGATCGACCCGTCGGCCCACCAGATCGCGGTCGACGACCAGCCCGTGCGGGCCGAAAAACTGGTGTACTGGGCGGTCAACAAGCCGGTCGGTCACCTCTGCACGAACCACGACCCCGCGGGCCGGCCGCGTGCCGTGGACCTGCTCCCGCACGTGGAGCAGCGGGTGTACACCGTCGGCCGCCTCGACGAGGGGAGCGACGGCCTGCTCCTGATGACCAACGACGGCGACCTCGCGCAGGGGCTGACCCACCCGCGGTACGGGGTCCCCAAAATGTACTTCGTTCTGGTCGCCGGCCGCCCGACCGATGATGACCTCCAGAAGCTCATGGACGGGGTGTGGCTGAGCGACGGCAAGGTGCGGGCGAAGAGCGCCAAGCGGATCAAGGCGCAAGGCAACGGCACCTGGGTCCGCGTGGTGCTCACGGAAGGGAAGAACCGCGAGATCCGGCGCATGCTGGCGAAGTTCGGTCACAAGGTCATGCGACTAAAGCGGGTGGCGATCGGGCCGGTGAAGCTGGACAAGCTCCCCAAGGGCAAAGCGCGGCGGATCAGCGATGAAGAGCTGAAGGCGCTCAAGGCGTTCGTTACACGGGCGCGGCAAAAGATCACCGCGGCGCGGTTGAAAGCGGCGGACGGTGGCCGCAAAACATCACAAGACGCGCCCAAGAGGCCCCGGAAAACCGACGGCGCGTGA
- a CDS encoding transposase, with product MDALPRLRTLDRAATVASLTIDELVSADDPVRVIWSDVTTLNLDRFVATIRAVEGRPGRNATDPRLLVALWMFATVEGVGSARRLARLCVRDVGFRWLCGGVTVNYHLLSNFRTHAGTELEALFHEHVAIRMHAELVHLKRVAQDGMRVRAHAGAGSFHRLESLEQCPREVAEPLRLLQDQPDQPKGTAACRSRAARERHAREKLERLKVAQQDAAELARAGGAAPTEPTGGGESGRRPGTVRAPGVVHRPRVPSHEDARWRVPAGVQRAGDDHHRREDHRGGRRDQSRNRWWAAGADAGPGRSDLRAEAG from the coding sequence ATGGACGCGTTGCCGCGACTGCGAACCCTGGACCGGGCGGCGACGGTGGCGTCGCTAACGATTGACGAGTTGGTTTCGGCGGACGACCCGGTGCGGGTGATCTGGAGCGACGTGACGACGCTGAACCTGGATCGGTTCGTAGCCACGATCCGCGCGGTGGAAGGGCGCCCCGGGCGGAATGCGACGGACCCACGGCTGCTGGTGGCCCTGTGGATGTTCGCCACGGTCGAGGGGGTCGGGTCGGCCCGCCGGTTGGCCCGGTTGTGCGTGCGGGATGTGGGGTTCCGTTGGTTGTGCGGGGGTGTCACGGTCAACTACCACCTGCTGTCCAACTTCCGCACCCACGCGGGAACCGAATTGGAGGCCCTGTTCCACGAGCACGTGGCGATCCGGATGCACGCCGAGTTGGTGCACCTGAAGCGGGTGGCCCAGGACGGGATGCGGGTGCGGGCCCACGCCGGCGCCGGCTCGTTCCACCGGCTCGAATCGTTGGAGCAATGTCCGCGCGAGGTGGCCGAGCCGCTGCGGTTGCTCCAGGACCAACCGGACCAGCCCAAGGGGACCGCCGCGTGCCGCTCCCGGGCGGCCCGGGAGCGGCACGCGCGGGAGAAGCTCGAGCGGCTGAAGGTGGCCCAACAGGACGCGGCCGAGTTGGCGCGCGCGGGCGGCGCGGCTCCGACGGAACCCACCGGCGGCGGCGAAAGCGGCCGCCGACCCGGTACGGTCCGCGCCCCGGGCGTCGTCCACCGACCCCGCGTGCCGTCGCATGAAGATGCCCGATGGCGGGTACCGGCCGGCGTACAACGTGCCGGCGATGACCACCACCGCCGAGAAGATCATCGTGGCGGTAGACGTGACCAATCAAGGAACCGATGGTGGGCTGCTGGGGCCGATGCTGGACCGGGTCGAAGCGACCTACGGGCGGAAGCCGGGTGA
- a CDS encoding M48 family metallopeptidase encodes MAHSQAQEPEDLPPEEIPEDAPRPEAKARTAGRSTDGSGSERARKRRDAPDGDGPARRKKRGPKVPYPPSPEGVPEDLTDYPAAYVRQQNLLLSGLFLFLMFYIGAVLFFALVGFWCVWSLGHWLPVKVVGIVVSSVFFLYLVKGFFKRHPVDKELHIEITADEQPVLFAFIDQLCDELDAPKPNRVFVSPDVNAAVMPRATLINLFVEPKKDLLIGLGLVNCMNLTEFKSVLAHEFGHFSQSATSSSYAYVASRIIGDLVSGEDWFDRAVNWCRRQNNVLSVLGLGVGGVLWVGRTVLWQIFKVITLQRMAVMREAEFHADLVAVKAAGSDAVALSLFRLKFGNLCLMQAVQDLAVARDHKLHSRDMFLHQDRAAAVVRLKRKNPDLGLPPALDHPMAGKTVQLFDPADGDDTDDVPEMRRTHPPAHELEANAKRTYVPAAADHRSPWILFADADDLRERMTYKFYRMVFKVPKNTELVSAAEVQTFIDNEHSETTYDSKYKECYDDRPLEPGDLSELNGLVRDKPWAEERMEKVLEKLYDGCEQNVETRNEIHKELESLHSSATGRPSPKLKRRIEDAERKRDENWEWFKSFDRRVYLLHVQMAAQVAPELKDELVERYRFQLEVQRLYMESRHAYDEAERHLAVLSHLQQQHGDQVSSEFVGEVLRVLRASWKSLRNIIRDAKELNLPAMKNFEEGENLADFILEGKMVPEPPLSYVKGTWIVKLQQQLQSARSKCFRLHFKSVGGILRMQEEIAAKWKAEREPISAEVIGTSSSETAPAEVIEAEVIDAEIIDAEVIDAEVIDAEVLPGAPPAPQAAAAAVPALGHFSPAEPEPRVEQPSGPVEPELSTRAAPAVVVAVELPVGPPVAAADVFALGRTPEPVPEPSPAPTMEGRPTPGANEPVTGAALGPASPGPETDEFVGAVEVIGEATPKPAAPALSGITELPTPRAAEPAVINLSLDAGTDLGFPAPPATPGLKPANGKRPGIRITTVLPGDRSPLAK; translated from the coding sequence ATGGCCCATTCTCAGGCTCAAGAGCCCGAAGACCTCCCGCCCGAGGAAATCCCGGAGGACGCCCCCCGACCGGAGGCAAAAGCCAGAACCGCGGGCCGCTCGACCGACGGCTCCGGTTCCGAACGCGCCCGGAAGCGGCGCGACGCCCCCGACGGCGATGGCCCGGCCCGGCGCAAGAAGCGCGGCCCCAAGGTGCCGTACCCGCCCAGCCCCGAGGGCGTGCCCGAGGACCTCACCGACTACCCCGCGGCCTACGTCCGGCAGCAGAACCTGCTGCTCTCCGGCCTGTTCCTGTTCCTCATGTTCTACATCGGGGCGGTGCTGTTCTTCGCCCTTGTCGGGTTCTGGTGCGTGTGGAGCCTGGGCCACTGGCTCCCCGTCAAAGTCGTCGGCATCGTCGTCTCCAGCGTGTTCTTCCTGTACCTCGTAAAGGGCTTCTTCAAGCGGCACCCGGTCGACAAGGAGCTGCACATCGAGATCACCGCGGACGAGCAACCGGTGCTGTTCGCGTTCATCGACCAACTGTGCGACGAGCTCGACGCGCCCAAGCCCAACCGCGTGTTCGTCTCCCCGGACGTGAACGCGGCAGTAATGCCGCGAGCCACCCTCATCAACCTGTTCGTCGAGCCCAAGAAGGACCTGCTCATCGGCCTGGGGCTGGTGAACTGCATGAACCTGACCGAGTTCAAGTCGGTGCTCGCGCACGAGTTTGGCCACTTCAGCCAGTCCGCCACGTCGTCCAGTTACGCCTACGTGGCGAGCCGCATCATCGGCGACCTGGTATCCGGCGAGGACTGGTTTGACCGTGCGGTGAACTGGTGCCGGCGGCAGAACAACGTCCTGTCGGTCCTCGGTCTAGGCGTTGGCGGGGTCCTGTGGGTGGGCCGGACCGTCCTGTGGCAGATCTTCAAGGTCATCACCCTCCAGCGGATGGCGGTGATGCGGGAGGCCGAGTTCCACGCCGACCTGGTGGCGGTGAAGGCGGCCGGCAGCGACGCGGTCGCGCTCAGCCTGTTCCGGCTGAAGTTCGGCAACCTGTGCCTGATGCAGGCGGTCCAGGATCTGGCCGTGGCCCGCGACCACAAGCTGCACAGCCGGGACATGTTCCTCCACCAGGACCGCGCCGCCGCGGTGGTCCGGCTGAAGCGCAAGAACCCGGATCTGGGGCTCCCGCCGGCGCTGGACCACCCGATGGCCGGCAAAACGGTGCAACTGTTCGACCCTGCGGACGGGGACGACACCGACGACGTTCCGGAGATGCGCCGCACGCACCCCCCGGCCCACGAGCTGGAGGCCAACGCCAAGCGGACCTACGTCCCGGCGGCCGCCGACCACCGGTCGCCGTGGATCCTGTTCGCCGACGCGGACGACCTCCGGGAGCGGATGACGTACAAGTTCTACCGCATGGTGTTCAAGGTGCCGAAGAACACCGAGCTGGTGAGCGCGGCCGAGGTGCAGACGTTCATCGACAACGAGCACTCCGAAACGACGTACGACTCGAAGTACAAGGAGTGCTACGACGACCGGCCGCTCGAGCCCGGCGACCTCAGCGAGCTGAACGGCCTCGTCCGGGACAAGCCCTGGGCCGAAGAGCGCATGGAGAAGGTGCTGGAGAAGCTGTACGACGGCTGCGAGCAGAACGTCGAGACGCGCAACGAGATCCACAAGGAGCTCGAATCGCTCCACAGCAGCGCGACCGGGCGCCCGTCGCCCAAGCTCAAGCGCCGGATCGAGGACGCCGAGCGGAAGCGCGACGAGAACTGGGAGTGGTTCAAGTCGTTCGACCGGCGGGTGTACCTGCTGCACGTGCAGATGGCGGCACAGGTCGCCCCCGAGCTGAAGGACGAGCTGGTCGAGCGGTACCGGTTCCAGTTGGAGGTGCAGCGGCTGTACATGGAGTCGCGGCACGCGTACGACGAAGCCGAGCGGCACCTCGCGGTCCTCTCGCACCTCCAGCAGCAGCACGGCGACCAGGTGTCCAGCGAGTTCGTCGGCGAGGTGCTGCGGGTGCTGCGGGCGTCGTGGAAGTCGCTGCGGAACATCATCCGCGACGCCAAGGAACTCAACCTGCCGGCGATGAAGAACTTCGAGGAGGGCGAGAACCTCGCCGATTTCATTCTCGAAGGCAAGATGGTGCCGGAGCCGCCGCTGAGCTACGTCAAGGGGACCTGGATCGTCAAGCTGCAGCAGCAGCTCCAGAGCGCCCGGTCCAAGTGCTTCCGGCTGCACTTCAAGAGCGTCGGCGGGATCTTGCGGATGCAGGAGGAGATCGCGGCCAAGTGGAAGGCCGAGCGCGAGCCGATCAGCGCCGAAGTGATCGGAACCAGTAGCTCCGAGACGGCGCCGGCCGAGGTTATTGAGGCGGAAGTGATCGACGCCGAAATCATCGACGCGGAAGTGATCGACGCCGAGGTCATCGACGCGGAGGTGTTACCCGGCGCGCCTCCCGCGCCGCAAGCCGCCGCCGCGGCGGTACCGGCGCTCGGCCATTTTTCGCCCGCAGAACCCGAGCCGCGGGTCGAACAACCGTCGGGACCGGTCGAACCGGAACTGAGCACGCGAGCCGCCCCCGCGGTGGTCGTTGCGGTGGAACTGCCCGTCGGTCCGCCGGTAGCCGCGGCCGATGTGTTCGCACTCGGTCGGACTCCCGAGCCGGTGCCGGAACCGTCCCCCGCGCCCACAATGGAAGGCAGACCCACACCCGGCGCCAACGAACCCGTTACCGGCGCCGCCCTGGGGCCGGCGTCCCCCGGCCCAGAAACAGACGAGTTCGTTGGCGCGGTCGAGGTGATCGGAGAAGCAACGCCGAAGCCGGCGGCGCCGGCACTCTCGGGCATCACGGAACTGCCAACGCCCCGCGCCGCGGAACCGGCCGTTATAAATTTGAGCCTCGACGCGGGCACCGATCTCGGCTTCCCGGCACCCCCGGCAACGCCCGGGCTGAAGCCGGCGAACGGCAAACGGCCGGGGATCCGAATCACGACGGTGCTGCCCGGTGACCGCTCACCGCTGGCGAAGTGA
- a CDS encoding transposase, producing the protein MGTPDGQAIYKERAPAAEWVNAGMRNRGLYQFRVRGLVAVRAVVVLHALVHNLFQTIRRCAHKHPQRPWTDTLREAARKASEHNREPQGV; encoded by the coding sequence ATGGGGACCCCGGACGGTCAGGCCATTTACAAGGAGCGGGCGCCGGCCGCCGAGTGGGTGAACGCCGGCATGCGTAACCGCGGGTTGTACCAGTTCCGTGTCCGCGGGTTGGTCGCGGTGCGAGCCGTGGTGGTGCTCCACGCGCTCGTGCACAACTTGTTCCAGACCATCCGGCGGTGCGCCCACAAGCACCCGCAGCGACCATGGACGGATACCCTGCGCGAGGCCGCACGAAAAGCAAGCGAACACAATCGCGAGCCACAAGGCGTGTGA
- a CDS encoding dihydroorotate dehydrogenase electron transfer subunit produces the protein MFHLTAPVLEHTKLAARTYRVRLRAPEIAAAIRPGQFVMLRLPGTSDPLLGRPFALYDTVLENGQPVAIDVVYLVVGKMTGRLVEVNAGEPLQVWGPLGKPFLDTGPADRVTLVAGGIGQTPFLAFARELLGARGFGGDAPRPRAKQVALYYGVRSAELAAGVEDFRAAGVEVHLASDDGSVGTKGFVTQLLESHGPTGPLVGCGPEPMLHALAKLAARWNVPCQVSLETPMACGIGVCFSCVAKVKTPDGDDYKRVCVDGPCFDAAKLVWE, from the coding sequence ATGTTTCACCTAACAGCGCCGGTTCTCGAACACACCAAACTCGCCGCGCGCACCTACCGCGTGCGGCTCCGCGCCCCGGAGATCGCGGCGGCGATTCGCCCCGGGCAGTTCGTGATGCTCCGGCTGCCCGGCACCAGCGACCCGCTCCTGGGGCGCCCGTTCGCGCTCTACGATACCGTCCTCGAAAACGGCCAACCGGTCGCGATCGATGTCGTTTACCTCGTCGTCGGCAAGATGACGGGGCGGCTCGTGGAGGTGAACGCGGGCGAGCCCCTTCAGGTGTGGGGGCCGCTCGGCAAGCCGTTCCTCGACACGGGGCCGGCCGACCGAGTGACCCTGGTGGCGGGCGGGATCGGACAGACGCCGTTTCTCGCGTTCGCGCGCGAGCTGCTCGGCGCCCGGGGGTTCGGGGGCGATGCGCCACGGCCGCGGGCCAAACAGGTCGCCCTTTACTACGGCGTTCGGAGTGCCGAACTGGCGGCCGGGGTCGAAGATTTCCGGGCCGCGGGCGTCGAGGTGCACCTCGCCTCGGACGACGGCAGCGTCGGGACGAAAGGCTTCGTCACCCAGTTGCTCGAATCACACGGCCCGACCGGCCCGCTGGTCGGGTGCGGCCCCGAGCCGATGCTTCACGCCCTCGCCAAACTGGCGGCGCGGTGGAACGTGCCGTGTCAGGTGTCGCTGGAAACCCCGATGGCGTGCGGGATCGGGGTCTGCTTCAGTTGCGTGGCGAAGGTGAAAACGCCCGACGGCGACGACTACAAGCGCGTGTGCGTTGACGGCCCGTGCTTCGACGCCGCGAAGCTGGTCTGGGAGTGA